In Gemmatimonadales bacterium, a genomic segment contains:
- the purD gene encoding phosphoribosylamine--glycine ligase encodes MRILVVGGGGREHALCWALRRENPDAALYCAPGNPGTTNLANNLPIPTTDTDRLADAADMLGIDLVVVGPEQPLADGLADRLRAEGRAVVGPSAAAAQIEASKAFAKEVMAAAGVPTAASESFAELDAALAYVDRHDEPLVVKASGLAAGKGAIVCATRPEAREALHALLGRRTLGRAGATVVIEAFLEGEELSLLALTDGTDLTLLPSAQDHKRLLEGDRGPNTGGMGAYAPVALATPALLDRAVDEIYLPVLAEMKRRGSPFSGVLYAGLMVDPAGALSVVEFNCRLGDPEAEAVLPLVAGGLTDALTRVAHGTKPEGVTVSPETAVTTVVAARGYPEWPETGAAIELPDALPERVTIFQAGTRRDASGVLRVSGGRVLAVTARAPTLAEARRLSRDAAERVAFEGKSYRRDIGWRETERVGQPG; translated from the coding sequence GTGAGAATCCTGGTCGTAGGCGGCGGAGGGCGCGAACACGCCCTCTGCTGGGCGCTGCGCCGCGAAAACCCCGACGCCGCGCTCTACTGCGCGCCCGGCAACCCGGGCACCACCAACCTGGCGAACAACCTCCCCATCCCTACCACCGACACCGATCGTCTGGCCGACGCGGCCGACATGCTCGGCATCGACCTCGTGGTCGTAGGGCCCGAGCAGCCGCTCGCCGACGGGCTCGCTGACCGGCTCAGAGCCGAGGGGCGCGCGGTGGTGGGACCAAGTGCCGCGGCGGCGCAGATAGAGGCGTCGAAGGCGTTCGCGAAAGAGGTGATGGCGGCGGCAGGCGTGCCCACGGCGGCGAGTGAGAGTTTCGCGGAGCTTGACGCCGCGCTCGCGTACGTGGACCGACACGACGAGCCGCTCGTGGTGAAGGCCTCGGGTCTTGCGGCGGGCAAAGGCGCCATCGTCTGCGCCACGCGGCCCGAAGCTCGCGAAGCGCTGCACGCGCTGCTCGGCCGGCGCACGCTGGGCCGCGCGGGCGCCACGGTCGTGATCGAGGCGTTTCTCGAGGGAGAAGAGCTGTCGCTCCTGGCGCTCACCGACGGCACCGATCTCACGCTCCTCCCCTCGGCGCAAGATCACAAGCGGCTGCTCGAGGGCGATCGCGGGCCCAATACCGGCGGCATGGGCGCGTATGCACCCGTGGCGCTTGCGACGCCGGCACTGCTCGACCGGGCCGTCGACGAGATCTACCTCCCGGTGCTCGCCGAGATGAAACGCCGCGGCAGCCCGTTCTCGGGCGTGCTCTACGCCGGGCTCATGGTGGACCCGGCCGGGGCGCTTTCGGTCGTCGAGTTCAATTGCCGCCTGGGCGATCCGGAGGCGGAGGCGGTGCTGCCGCTTGTCGCGGGCGGGCTCACCGACGCGCTCACGCGCGTGGCACACGGCACGAAGCCGGAGGGGGTTACGGTGTCGCCGGAGACGGCCGTCACCACCGTGGTCGCGGCGCGCGGCTATCCCGAATGGCCGGAGACGGGCGCCGCGATCGAGCTGCCGGACGCGCTGCCCGAGCGTGTCACCATCTTTCAGGCGGGCACCAGGCGCGATGCGTCCGGCGTGCTCCGGGTCTCGGGCGGGCGGGTGCTCGCCGTGACCGCGCGCGCACCGACGCTGGCGGAAGCCCGGCGCCTGAGCCGCGACGCGGCCGAGCGCGTCGCATTCGAGGGAAAATCCTACCGTAGGGATATCGGCTGGCGCGAAACCGAGAGAGTGGGTCAGCCCGGCTAG
- a CDS encoding plastocyanin/azurin family copper-binding protein, with protein sequence MHGSTKAYHALRTPLAALVVGLVLAGCGGSDSTTPNNPNNSPPPAPANHDINIVTGASTKTTGAFSPNPKAISLSADPAVRFVNTDITGGDYTTGTATVHHIVSDAGSAQTFDTGDLAGNATSTITFNAPGTINFHCSIHPNMVGSVVINP encoded by the coding sequence ATGCACGGGTCCACCAAGGCGTACCATGCTCTTCGTACTCCGCTCGCCGCGCTCGTGGTCGGGCTGGTGCTTGCCGGATGCGGCGGCTCGGACAGCACCACGCCCAACAATCCGAACAACAGTCCCCCGCCGGCCCCAGCCAATCATGACATCAACATCGTCACCGGCGCCTCCACCAAGACGACGGGGGCGTTCAGCCCGAACCCCAAGGCGATTTCTCTGTCGGCCGACCCGGCAGTCCGTTTCGTGAACACCGACATCACCGGCGGCGACTACACCACCGGCACCGCGACCGTGCACCACATCGTTTCCGACGCCGGCTCGGCCCAGACCTTCGATACCGGCGACCTGGCCGGCAACGCCACCAGCACGATCACGTTCAACGCGCCCGGCACGATCAATTTCCACTGCTCGATCCATCCGAATATGGTCGGCAGCGTCGTCATCAATCCGTAG